One Candidatus Margulisiibacteriota bacterium genomic region harbors:
- the rfbC gene encoding dTDP-4-dehydrorhamnose 3,5-epimerase: MQIIKTEFPGLLIIEPKVFPDARGFFYESYNQKTFAAAGLDVVFAQDNHSRSVRGTLRGLHFQKGGLAQTKLVRCTLGEVYDVAVDLRRGSPTFKRWLGLTLSAENKKQFYIPRGFAHGFAVLSDLAEFQYKCDAYYAPQAEAGILWN, from the coding sequence ATGCAAATAATCAAGACCGAATTTCCCGGACTGCTGATCATCGAGCCAAAAGTTTTTCCTGACGCGCGCGGCTTTTTCTACGAAAGCTACAATCAAAAGACTTTTGCCGCGGCTGGACTGGATGTTGTTTTCGCGCAGGACAATCATTCCCGCTCCGTGCGCGGCACACTGCGCGGGCTGCATTTCCAAAAAGGCGGTCTGGCGCAAACCAAACTGGTGCGCTGCACACTGGGCGAGGTTTACGATGTGGCCGTTGATCTGCGCCGCGGCTCGCCGACTTTTAAGCGCTGGCTTGGCCTTACACTCTCGGCGGAAAACAAAAAACAATTTTACATACCCCGGGGTTTTGCCCACGGTTTTGCCGTGCTGTCAGACCTTGCGGAATTCCAGTACAAATGTGACGCTTATTACGCGCCGCAGGCCGAGGCCGGCATTCTCTGGAATGA